A segment of the Aureliella helgolandensis genome:
CCGTCGCCAATGCTCTCAACGCAGACTCCCAAAACGCAGATTCCCCAAACGCACTGCTCTTGAAACGCTCTTAGCCTAGATCCGATTATGAACTCATTTCACCCAGAAGATCGCCCCGACCCCTCCGAACAGCCGATCCGGGCGCGGGTTCCGGAACACATATCGGGAGGCGCTTTCAGCACCGGTGTGATTGTCATGACAGCGCAAACGGAGTTCATTCTCGATTTCGTGCAGAACCTCGGACGGCCCCATCAAATCGTTGCACGAGTCGTGATGCCCCATAATGTGCTGCCGCAGCTCGTAGATGCCCTGCAACGCAACATTGAACTCTATCGCGGTCGCTGGGGGGAACTCCCCCAAGTCGTGCAAGCTGGCATTGTTCCGGGACAGCCTCAACGCTCCTCCTCCGACGATTCAGGCGAGACACACGCCGAAGAGCTCGCCCCCCCCTCCGCAGAGCCCAACAGCGCTGCGGGCGGCGCACCGGCCGGCGGCTCCTCGCAATTGGGCAACCCAACCGGCAATTCGACCTCCGAGTCCTCTCCGCAATCCACCTCTTCGAACGAGTCCGCTTCCCAACCGGCTGACGACGAGCTGCGTGAACCGCCCTTGGGTGCTGGCACCCGTCAAACTACAGCCCAGGAAGTCTACGATGATCTTAAAATCCGCGATGAATTCCTCAGTGGAGCCTATGCCAATGCCGTCATGATTGGGCATGGCCCCCATGAATTCAGCTTCGATTTCATCACCAATTTTTACCCGCATTCCGCCGTCAGCTCCCGCGTTTTCCTGGCTGCTGGTCAAGTCCCACGCTTGTACGATAGCCTCAAAGGCACTTGGGAACAGCTGCGTCGCCGCCTGGATGATCGCCCCGACGGCCAACTCCCCTTTTGAGTTGTAGCCCCAAGAGCAGTCGGGCCTGACCAGTGCAGAGCATCCAGGGAGCTTCCTGCGATTGGCGTGCGGCACCCCTTGCCCAGCCCCGCAGCCCCGCAATAAATACTCGAACGCTGTCCAAATACCAATCCGCCACCAGAGAGATCCTCCTGCAATGCGTCTCATCCTTGCCAGCCAATCACCGAGGCGTCATGAATTGATGACTGCCGCAGGCTACCAGTTCGAAGTGATGCTCCCCAGTGAAACGGCCGAATGCGGCATTTGCTCGCGCGAATCCACCCCCGAACTTGTCGCTAGATTGGCTTATCAAAAAGCCATCGATGTCGCGGGCCGAGTCACCGGCTCCGCTACGATCATCGCTTGCGACACGGTCGCCGATATCATGGGACGCGTGCTTGGCAAACCCGAGGATCGACGGCATGCGGAAGAAATGCTACGGCTCCTCAGCGGACGCAAGCACGCGGTCTATAGCGGGTTATGCGTGCTGGAAGTCCCCGGCGGTGAGCCGCAGGTCGAGGTGTCGAAGAGCGAATTGGAAATGGCCCGGCTCAGCGAAGATCAGATCGAAAGCTACCTGGATAGCGAGGCTTGGTGCGGAAAATCAGGCGCCTTCGGTTACCAAGATGGGCATCCCTGGCTGCAGCTAATCTCTGGAACCAGCGAGAATGTCGTGGGTTTACCCGTCGATGTATTGCAGCGATTGCTGGGTACCGCAGGCTAACCCTTGTGCCCATTCAACCTTAGCTGCCCACACTGAAGTCGAGGGTCGAGTGTCCGAATTTGTGGCCGTTCAGGTCTTCGACGGTTAGCTTCAGCTTGTACCTGCCGGGCTGGACCGATTTGGGAACCCAGATTCGATAGACGATGAAATAATCCCGACGCTGATTGTGGCACACATGTTGGTCGGCAGGCAGGGGTTGGTCATCGATCCGCACTCCATTCGAATCAACGATCTGGTAGCTTCCTTGGAGATGCGTCTCGAAACCTGATCCATTGGGAATGGGGAGGCTCACAAAGTTGTCGACTTCGCAATACAGTAAGACTTCTTGATCGGCAGTGAACTTGTTTTCAGGAAACTTCGTCACGTCACCGAAACTGTCAACAGCCGTACAAAAAGCTGCGTTTTGCACTTCTAAATCGCTTGCAGCAGCCAGGTGCGTCAGCGCCTTGCGCTGACTGGCCAAAGCCAAAGTGTAGCGTTTGCGTGCGACGGGATTGCCATTGGGATCCGTTAGATCGTGCCACGCCTGCAACGAGTATTGCAGGAACGTCTGCGCGTCCTTGTCGAGGCCTTCGACTGGCTGAGCCGCCTGCTCCAAGTTACCAACGCTTAAATCCAACATCCTCCGCGTCTGAGCGAGTTGGATTTGCTTCTCTGGGTTCGTGGCCGCTGCAGTCGCTGCCTCCAGCTTCGTAATCGCCTCGCGGAGATGGTCTTGCCAATCAAGCTCCGAAGCCGGCGGGCCAGCCAGCGGTTCGATGTCGGACCGACGAACCACGGCGGGTTGCACCGAGTGCTCGGGCGGTGCCTCGTCGCTAGCCGGCGGACGGACGGCAGATGCCAATTGGACCCAACTCGACGCATCGGTCGCGGCTGGTTCTACCACCGGCACGGAGCTCTCGGCGGAGTAGTCGCCTCGCTTGGCAACCAACCGAGCTTCGAGCTCGCGGCGGGCAATCCGCTTTGCGTCTTCCGATACCACGGCGGGAAGGACTTCGTCCGACCGATCGCTCATCGAGTAAGCGACTGCTTCATCCCGTGCGTTAGGCCTTGCATTCAATCCAGGTTCGGTCTGGGTGGACTCGTTGTCGGTGAACTCGCTATCACTGATTTTCCGCCGTGCCGCTGACGCGCCACTGGAAGATTCCGAACGAGACATAGCGAGACGCTCTGCAGCGACCAACTGCCGCTCAAGCAGCGCATCTTCCTCTTGCATCCAAGCCGGCTTCGCGGACTCCCGATTCGCATAGTCCTCGCCACCGTAGCTTGAATCCTCGGAAGCCGATTCTGCTTCAGAGAAGGCGCGCTGAGCATGATTCGAAGGAGGCTGAGTAGACCGTAGCCTGCTTGAAACCGACGATCGACTCCCCGCCGGAATCCCTTGCTGAGCCCGCTCCACATCGAGCAATCGCTCGAAACTAGGTTCGTTTCCAGCTGGTTTTCGCCAGGAAGTACGACAACCTGAGCTACATATTAGGATGCTGAGCACTCCTACGAGGCAGCCGGTCCACACAGCCCGCCGCTTGCTCAGAACCGAGATCGTTGGCCGCGCCGGCATAGGTTTTGAACGAGGGGATGTTGTCATCAGGCTGCCTTCCATGACATTTTCGTGACGCGCGTGCTGCTCTTGAACCCAAGGGGCAAAAGCAATCTGTTTTTTTCAATATTCTGGGCGAGAGCTTAGGGAATACCAACGAGCACAGCAAGTTAAAATAGGGAATCCTGTCGCAAATCGCTCACAGCACACTGTGCTTCAAGATCGAGTGCTCCAAAATCGCATTCAGGAACACACGGCGCACCACATCATGCCCCCGATCGTTCGGATCCTCAACGTTCGAATAGAACCAGTAGGTCGGATCGCTTGCATCGTAATGCTCCCGCCAGAATTGTTTGCAATGCGAACCATGTCCTAAAAACGATTCGTAGAGCGGTACTGGATAGACGCTATCCCTTTCCGCAGCCACCTTTGCTAGCACTCGGTTGTAGGCAGCGTGGACCGCCAACCCCTCGCTCCACGTCGGCAGAAAAATACTGGGAGCATCCCCCACACTGTCAGTCGGGTCGTAGATATTGGCCAAATAGATTTCACAACCGCCCGGAAATAGCAATTCAATGGCATCGACCATTGCGTGCAATCGCAATTCAAAATTGGCGATCCAAGGTCTGGCTTGTTCCAGAGTAGCACCATACATCGCTCCCTCGCGCGGTGGAGTCCGCCCATAGTTGTGGATGATGTCGTTACCTCCAGTCGTCATCACGACCAATCCGAACACCGATTCGTCAAAGGGCTTGAGCCGCTCCGCAATATAGTCATGGTGCTGAATTGAAGTGGAGCCCGAAACAGCAATATTCCGCTGCCTGAGATTGGGGAGTACACCCGACAGACTTCGCCCCTGCATATCCGCATACTCGTCGTCGGGGTTCTCAATCAGCCGAGCAAAGCAGCCGTGTTGCTTGGACGCGGCTCCCAAACCAGCAGTAATGCTATCGCCGATTCCTAGGCAGATGACCGCGCGCTCCGTCCAGGGCTCAGCGAACGGCGCCATCGCCACGGGTGGTCCCGCTGGTCCGCTCGCTACCGGTCGAGCCAAGAAATAGTGGCGGTAGACCAACGCTCCTCCGACAGCTATCAACCCCACTCCCAACAGCCATCCCAGTCTTTGCCCTCTCTGCATAGCCATCGCACGACTCCCCGCGAGTTCACGAACCACCAGCCCCTCCCTATTGTACTTTCCGACTGCTTCCCCGTCCCGCAAGGCGGCCCCCAACATTCCCAGCTGCACGGGGACAGCTGCACGGGGACAGACCACGCCTCCCCACCAATGCATGCTTAACACTTCCATCGAATACCCGCCGTCCATCCTGGCAGTCAGAGAGACAGAAAAATGAAGACGGAAAGATATGTAGAACTTGGGAGTGACCTGGGGACAAGCAATGACCTGGGGACAGTGCACGAAACGCCAGCAATACACGCTTGCCGCCTCCACCGTCCACTGTCGAACGCCCAGAATAGCATCGCGAAAAAGCGGGAGGCGAGACCGCCCCCCCAAAGTTCTAGCGCAGAGCGATCTTCTCCATCTTTCCGTCTCCATCTTTCCGTCAAATCCTCTTCACACACCTCCCCAGGAGCGATGCGTTGAAAGAAAGAGTGCTGGGGACAGAGCACGTGTCCCCAGCAATGGTGAATTCCCGCCGCCGAATCTTACTCGGCAATACGGATGAAATCCTGGGGCGGGCCCAGACCTGGGGGGCTCAAATTGAGGATTTTCCAGCTTCCGGCAAAACAGGAAACCGCCAAGCCCTGAATGTTCAGGGAGATGTTCTATGTTCGCGTGACTGCAGGTTCGGGGTGCGTTGGTAACGACTGCAAGTACGGATTCCACTCACTTTGCCGTTCACTCACTATGAAGGGGGGCGTGCCGGGGGCAGTCTGACAGGGAGAGAGGGCGGCCGGTTGAAGAACTCTCCTTCTAACCACCAATATTTTCAGAATCTTAGCGCACCATAGACAATCGCAACCTAGATTTCAAATGGCCCCGAAACTTCAGCGTCATTTAGGAGAAACCTGATGCAACTCAAATCTCTCGCAGAAAGTTTTACCATCGAAAAGCTACCACTACTATCCGCTTGCTATTGCGGCAAATGCAAGAAACCGCTGAAGTGCGAATCGGTCATCGACGAGCACTATGCGTGGTGTTCGGACTGTGAAGCCACGGTACGTTCGTCACTGTTTCAAGTACCGAGTTGGACCGTCGGAGCAACGGCCGTCCTGTTCATGGCTCACTTCCTGCTCTAGCATCCCACGTTGAACGCCGTAGTGCTCGCACTACGGCCTAAACTCGCTAGTGCACCTGTGCCCTCCGACTCCGCAACTTAGGTTTCATAGCCCAAGTTGGGAGCCAACCAACGCTCGATTTCGCGCAGACTTACGCCCTTGCGGCGTGCGTAGTTCTGAACTTGATCCTGGGTAATGCGATCGACAGTAAAGTACCGTGATTCGGGATGCGCAAAGTACAGACCACTCACGCTCGCTCCTGGCCACATAGCGAAAGACTCAGTCAACTTGACTCCCGTGGAAGCTTCCCCATCGAGCAATGTGAACAGAGTTTCCTTCTCGGTGTGATCGGGACAGGCGGGATAGCCAGCGGCCGGGCGTATTCCCCGATACTTCTCGTCGATCCGTTCGGCATTCGTGAGACCTTCCTTGTTGCCAAAGCCCCATTCGATGCGTGCCTCGTGATGCAAGAGCTCGGCGAAGGCTTCGGCCATTCGATCCGCCAACGACTTGATCAAGATGGAGTTGTAGTCGTCGCCGCGAAGCTCATACTCCTTCGCGAACTCGTCGGCTCCATCTCCAGCGGTCACAATAAACCCACCGATGTAGTCTTCACGCCCCGAGCCCGTGGGGGCAATATAGTCGGCCAATGAACGAAAATCATTCTGTCCCTGCCGCTCCCATTGCTGCCTTAGGAAGTGGAACGTCGTTAGCTCGTGCTCACGCCGTTCATCGCGATACAGCACGACATCATCATCCACGCTATTGGCTGGCCAAAAACCGAACACGCCATTAGCCGTAATTCGCTTTTCTGAAATGATCTTCTCCAACATGGCTTGCCCGTTGGCGAACAATTCACGGGCCTCTTTGCCGTAGGTCTTATTGTCCAAAATCTTGGGATATTTCCCCTTCATCTCCCAGGCGGAGAAGAAGGGAGACCAATCGATGTACTCAGCGATCTTTTCCAACGGATAATCGCGGAGAATTTTGGTTCCGATAAAATTGGGCTTAGGAATGTCGACCGTCTTCCAGTCGGTCTGGAAGCGACGAGCCAGCGCGTCGGCATACGGCATCAGCTTCACTTGCCGCGCTCGGTAGCTAGCCACCAGCTCAACTTGATTCTCACGATTCTCTCTGGCAAATTTTTCGCGTCCATCCTTACTCACGAGCTTTTCGACGACACCGACGCAACGCGATGCATCCAGCACGTGCACGACTTCGTGCGAGTACTGGGGTGCAATTTTGACCGCCGTATGCTTGGCACTCGTTGTTGCTCCGCCGACCAACAACGGGACGTTGACATTCAATCTCTGCATCTCTTTGGCCACAAAGGCCATTTCATCCAGGCTGGGCGTGATCAGTCCCGACAGACCGATGATATCGACATTTTCCTTGGCGGCTACTTCCAAGATCTTGTCACTACTGACCATCACCCCTAAGTCGATTACTTCAAAATTATTGCATTCGAGGACCACACCCACGATGTTCTTGCCGATGTCATGCACGTCCCCTTTGACCGTCGCCAGCAGAACCTTGCCGCGTCCTTTCGAGTCGGTCTCGCCTGCCGCAACCTTTTCTTCTTCCATAAAGGGAGTCAGATAGGCGACCGCCTTTTTCATCACACGGGCACTCTTGACGACTTGTGGAAGGAACATTTTTCCGGCACCAAACAAATCGCCGACGACGCTCATGCCAGCCATCAAGGGACCTTCTATCACATCCAAGCAACGTGAACTTTGCTGCCGAGCCTCCTCCGCATCTTCAACAATGAACTTGTCGATACCGCGAATCAGGGCATGCTTCATTCGCTCTTGTACCGAGGACTCGCGCCAAGAGAGATCCTCCTCAGCCGCCTTCTTGCCTTTAGTCTTGACCGTCTCTGCGAATTCCAAGAGTCGCTCGGTTGCATCGTCGCGACGGTTCAACAGCACATCTTCGACGAGCTCCAGCAAGTCCTTGGGCAATTCTTCATATACCGCCAATTGTCCAGCGTTGACGATCCCCATATCCATTCCCGCCCGGACGGCATGGAACAGAAAGGCCGAGTGCATGGCCTCTCGCATGTAGTCGTTGCCACGGAACGAGAAGCTGATATTGCTCACACCGCCACTCACCTTGGCACCTGGGCACAGGCGTTTGATCTCACGCGTGGCCTCGATGAAGTCTACCGCGTAGTTGTTGTGCTCTTCGATGCCGGTGGCCACGGTCAAAATATTCGGATCAAAAATAATGTCCTCGCTGCGAATTCCAACCTGCTCAGTCAGAATGTCGTAGGCACGCTTACAAATCCGGACTTTGTCTTCCTTGGAGGTGGCTTGCCCCTGCTCATCAAAGGCCATCACCACACAGGCCGCACCGTAACGTTTGACGAGGTTTGCCCGGCGAATGAACTCCGGCTCGCCATCTTTCAAACTGATCGAATTGACAATGGACTTGCCTTGCGTGTTCTGCAAGCCGGCTTCGAGGACTTCCCATTTGCTACTGTCAATCATGACAGGCACACTGGCAATGTCACTCTCGCCTGCGATGAGTCGCAAGTAGCGTGTCATCGCCTCGGGACCGTCGAGCAGTGCATCATCCATATTGATGTCGATCACGGTCGCCCCGCCAGCCACTTGCTGCCGTGCGACTTCAACCGCATCCTCGAACAGATCGTTGCGAATCAGGCGCGCGAAAGCGCGTGAGCCGGTAACATTCGTCCGCTCTCCAACCATCGTAAAAGTCGATTCCGGACGAATCACAAAAGCCTGCTGCCCACTGAGCCGCGTCCATGGTTCCGGCTCGCTGGGTTGATGCGGCGCGTGCTTGGTCGACTCTTCCGCAATCGCCCGAATATGCTCCGGAGTTGTTCCACAGCAGCCGCCCAAGACGTTGACCCAACCGTTGGCCGCAAAATCGCCAACTAGATCAGCCATCTGCTTCGGATTCAAATCGTATTGCCCCATCTCATTGGGCAAGCCGGCGTTGGGATAGCAACTGATCGCCACATTGGCCACTTTGGACAGCTCTTGGATGAAGGGACGCATCAGCTGTGGCCCCAAGGCGCAGTTCATGCCAACGCTCAGCATCGGAAAGTGATGCACAGCGTTCCAAAACCCCTCGACCGTCTGGCCACTGACA
Coding sequences within it:
- a CDS encoding DUF3467 domain-containing protein, producing the protein MNSFHPEDRPDPSEQPIRARVPEHISGGAFSTGVIVMTAQTEFILDFVQNLGRPHQIVARVVMPHNVLPQLVDALQRNIELYRGRWGELPQVVQAGIVPGQPQRSSSDDSGETHAEELAPPSAEPNSAAGGAPAGGSSQLGNPTGNSTSESSPQSTSSNESASQPADDELREPPLGAGTRQTTAQEVYDDLKIRDEFLSGAYANAVMIGHGPHEFSFDFITNFYPHSAVSSRVFLAAGQVPRLYDSLKGTWEQLRRRLDDRPDGQLPF
- a CDS encoding Maf family protein, whose protein sequence is MRLILASQSPRRHELMTAAGYQFEVMLPSETAECGICSRESTPELVARLAYQKAIDVAGRVTGSATIIACDTVADIMGRVLGKPEDRRHAEEMLRLLSGRKHAVYSGLCVLEVPGGEPQVEVSKSELEMARLSEDQIESYLDSEAWCGKSGAFGYQDGHPWLQLISGTSENVVGLPVDVLQRLLGTAG
- a CDS encoding SGNH/GDSL hydrolase family protein encodes the protein MHWWGGVVCPRAAVPVQLGMLGAALRDGEAVGKYNREGLVVRELAGSRAMAMQRGQRLGWLLGVGLIAVGGALVYRHYFLARPVASGPAGPPVAMAPFAEPWTERAVICLGIGDSITAGLGAASKQHGCFARLIENPDDEYADMQGRSLSGVLPNLRQRNIAVSGSTSIQHHDYIAERLKPFDESVFGLVVMTTGGNDIIHNYGRTPPREGAMYGATLEQARPWIANFELRLHAMVDAIELLFPGGCEIYLANIYDPTDSVGDAPSIFLPTWSEGLAVHAAYNRVLAKVAAERDSVYPVPLYESFLGHGSHCKQFWREHYDASDPTYWFYSNVEDPNDRGHDVVRRVFLNAILEHSILKHSVL
- the metH gene encoding methionine synthase, with the protein product MSSRSNNSDLLQELVRERILVLDGAMGTMVQRLGLDEAGMRGERFADHASNKDLKNFTDILCLTHPQSVTDIHREYLSAGADIVETNSFGASVVGMEEFALPSELVREINTAAVQCARKATEEFTDKTPGKPRFVAGSIGPTARQTAISTKVDDPAYRNTTYQTMVDSYYGQVAALVEAGVDLLLPETVIDTLNLKACLFAISKYFQDSGNRVPVMISATFDQGGRTFVSGQTVEGFWNAVHHFPMLSVGMNCALGPQLMRPFIQELSKVANVAISCYPNAGLPNEMGQYDLNPKQMADLVGDFAANGWVNVLGGCCGTTPEHIRAIAEESTKHAPHQPSEPEPWTRLSGQQAFVIRPESTFTMVGERTNVTGSRAFARLIRNDLFEDAVEVARQQVAGGATVIDINMDDALLDGPEAMTRYLRLIAGESDIASVPVMIDSSKWEVLEAGLQNTQGKSIVNSISLKDGEPEFIRRANLVKRYGAACVVMAFDEQGQATSKEDKVRICKRAYDILTEQVGIRSEDIIFDPNILTVATGIEEHNNYAVDFIEATREIKRLCPGAKVSGGVSNISFSFRGNDYMREAMHSAFLFHAVRAGMDMGIVNAGQLAVYEELPKDLLELVEDVLLNRRDDATERLLEFAETVKTKGKKAAEEDLSWRESSVQERMKHALIRGIDKFIVEDAEEARQQSSRCLDVIEGPLMAGMSVVGDLFGAGKMFLPQVVKSARVMKKAVAYLTPFMEEEKVAAGETDSKGRGKVLLATVKGDVHDIGKNIVGVVLECNNFEVIDLGVMVSSDKILEVAAKENVDIIGLSGLITPSLDEMAFVAKEMQRLNVNVPLLVGGATTSAKHTAVKIAPQYSHEVVHVLDASRCVGVVEKLVSKDGREKFARENRENQVELVASYRARQVKLMPYADALARRFQTDWKTVDIPKPNFIGTKILRDYPLEKIAEYIDWSPFFSAWEMKGKYPKILDNKTYGKEARELFANGQAMLEKIISEKRITANGVFGFWPANSVDDDVVLYRDERREHELTTFHFLRQQWERQGQNDFRSLADYIAPTGSGREDYIGGFIVTAGDGADEFAKEYELRGDDYNSILIKSLADRMAEAFAELLHHEARIEWGFGNKEGLTNAERIDEKYRGIRPAAGYPACPDHTEKETLFTLLDGEASTGVKLTESFAMWPGASVSGLYFAHPESRYFTVDRITQDQVQNYARRKGVSLREIERWLAPNLGYET